A genomic stretch from Deinococcus radiotolerans includes:
- a CDS encoding phosphotransferase family protein, producing the protein MTLRPPHPGEPPTPRFPVLEARFGPLTPVDAGMQSRVYATEDRQTVIKVYRNHQGEHCVEAENMRRAGMGDRVIDALEVDGIEALIMRRFDGHPLRAPDVPRALPQLRDRLRALHLTTDRRVNLRRVQDRLRRFRSALAAYPLDDLFDAVEIPLDRGLLDQPAAFCHLDLWHDNILISEPHGEVLIIDWTKADWDDPLRDLALLKTGTLDLLAPDESLQAALSFLPDRAPATLTRYRAYLAMTTLHDLYWFLMNEPYEFEGQRDQKVPRARHALARLPG; encoded by the coding sequence ATGACCCTGCGCCCACCTCACCCCGGCGAGCCGCCCACCCCGCGCTTCCCGGTGCTCGAAGCCCGCTTCGGCCCGCTGACGCCCGTGGACGCCGGAATGCAGAGCCGCGTGTACGCCACCGAGGACCGCCAGACCGTCATCAAGGTGTACCGCAACCACCAGGGTGAGCACTGCGTGGAGGCCGAGAACATGCGCCGCGCGGGCATGGGCGACCGCGTAATTGACGCGCTGGAGGTGGACGGCATCGAGGCGCTGATCATGCGCCGCTTCGACGGGCACCCCCTGCGCGCGCCGGACGTGCCCCGCGCCCTGCCGCAACTGCGCGACCGCCTGCGCGCCCTGCACCTCACCACCGACCGGCGCGTGAACCTGCGGCGCGTGCAGGACCGCCTGCGCCGCTTCCGCAGCGCCCTGGCCGCCTACCCCCTGGACGACCTGTTCGACGCGGTCGAGATTCCCCTGGACCGCGGCCTGCTGGACCAGCCTGCCGCGTTCTGCCACCTAGACCTGTGGCACGACAACATCCTGATCAGCGAACCCCACGGCGAGGTGCTGATCATCGACTGGACGAAAGCCGACTGGGACGACCCGCTGCGCGACCTCGCGCTGCTCAAGACCGGCACCCTTGACCTCCTCGCACCCGACGAGAGCCTTCAGGCGGCCCTGAGCTTCCTGCCTGACCGGGCGCCCGCGACCCTGACCCGCTACCGCGCGTACCTCGCCATGACCACCCTGCACGACCTGTACTGGTTCCTGATGAACGAACCGTACGAGTTCGAGGGTCAGCGCGACCAGAAAGTGCCGCGCGCCCGCCACGCCCTGGCCCGCCTGCCCGGCTGA
- a CDS encoding HD-GYP domain-containing protein — MFRRPRTPQTPTGTPDPRKTGIHQEPLDPTRVLADLVARPTQEGVLEGALSYAAHLMGGAVQGYAVIRRGQDRVAAVFGAYPKSLLGLALTGPWAQMRSRVVPDGSRELFETNGPDITAQLEEAGLRGAQISLVVPLSVRGRHLGALILDRASPEGITPATQEAVTKWAAAVAPVLSILEGREEWKQASRQLTGALVEAVESQDFDSLGHAQAVTDVSLKLGRAVGLTERELEELWFASMLHDIGKIHGEQGHAQVGANFLHGVPHLSEAQKAIRHHHERVDGQGEPERLSGDDIPLYARILAVSNAFVRLGGMDRLRPQAGKGLDARLVGMLEKLQQ, encoded by the coding sequence GTGTTCAGGCGTCCCCGCACTCCACAGACCCCGACCGGCACTCCAGACCCGCGCAAGACCGGGATTCACCAGGAGCCGCTCGACCCGACACGCGTGCTGGCGGACCTCGTGGCCCGCCCCACGCAGGAAGGCGTGCTGGAAGGCGCGCTGTCGTACGCCGCGCACCTGATGGGAGGCGCCGTGCAGGGCTACGCCGTGATCCGGCGCGGGCAGGACCGTGTGGCCGCCGTGTTCGGCGCGTACCCCAAGAGCCTCCTGGGCCTCGCCCTGACCGGCCCGTGGGCGCAGATGCGCTCCCGCGTGGTGCCCGACGGCAGCCGCGAACTGTTCGAAACGAACGGCCCGGACATCACCGCGCAGCTCGAAGAGGCGGGCCTGCGGGGCGCGCAGATCAGCCTGGTCGTCCCCCTGAGCGTGCGGGGCCGCCACCTGGGCGCCCTGATCCTCGACCGCGCCTCGCCCGAGGGGATCACGCCCGCCACGCAGGAGGCCGTCACCAAGTGGGCCGCCGCGGTCGCCCCCGTCCTGAGCATCCTGGAGGGCCGCGAGGAGTGGAAGCAGGCGTCCCGGCAGCTGACCGGCGCGCTGGTCGAAGCGGTGGAAAGTCAGGATTTCGACTCGCTGGGCCATGCACAGGCCGTCACGGACGTCAGCCTGAAACTGGGCCGCGCCGTGGGCCTCACCGAGCGAGAACTGGAGGAGCTGTGGTTCGCGTCCATGCTGCACGACATCGGCAAGATCCACGGCGAGCAGGGTCACGCGCAGGTCGGCGCGAACTTCCTGCACGGCGTGCCCCACCTGAGTGAGGCGCAGAAGGCCATCCGGCACCACCACGAACGCGTGGACGGGCAGGGCGAACCCGAGCGGCTGAGCGGCGACGACATTCCCCTGTACGCCCGCATCCTGGCCGTCTCGAACGCCTTCGTGAGGCTGGGCGGCATGGACCGCCTGAGACCCCAGGCGGGCAAGGGCCTCGACGCGCGCCTGGTCGGCATGCTGGAGAAACTTCAGCAGTGA
- a CDS encoding YkgJ family cysteine cluster protein: MRDEGQGGTPAVMRAVQRAYERYGQRAGEWMDRYARKGGRVYCAAGCVACCNMPIRVSLAEALVMAAELDDALAAAVEAHARAAIANARTARSDDEYVQRHRLEVGFCPILDRETGGCSRYEARPTRCRDTFSAFPAHFCEAGVWERMSGRERAEYRREVARTPGTDGELHFIAPLEHLSEPVWETASRAMVDAWGVEVWGDYWVLTTLARDERFMAAITAGDTRVAWQRASGRGLAHRMLLEFA; encoded by the coding sequence ATGAGGGACGAGGGGCAGGGTGGGACGCCAGCCGTGATGCGGGCCGTGCAGCGCGCCTATGAGCGTTACGGTCAGCGGGCGGGCGAGTGGATGGACCGGTACGCGCGCAAGGGCGGGCGGGTGTACTGCGCGGCAGGGTGCGTGGCGTGCTGCAACATGCCGATCCGCGTGAGTCTGGCCGAGGCGCTGGTCATGGCCGCCGAGCTGGATGACGCGCTGGCAGCGGCTGTGGAGGCGCACGCCCGCGCCGCGATTGCGAACGCCCGCACGGCCCGCAGTGACGACGAGTACGTGCAGCGCCACCGGCTGGAGGTGGGGTTCTGCCCGATCCTGGACCGGGAGACCGGCGGGTGCAGCCGGTACGAGGCGCGGCCCACCCGCTGCCGCGACACGTTCAGTGCGTTCCCGGCGCATTTCTGCGAGGCGGGGGTGTGGGAGCGCATGAGTGGCCGCGAGCGGGCCGAGTACCGCCGCGAGGTGGCCCGGACGCCCGGCACGGACGGTGAGCTGCATTTCATCGCGCCGCTGGAGCACCTGAGCGAGCCGGTCTGGGAGACGGCGTCGCGGGCGATGGTGGACGCCTGGGGCGTGGAGGTCTGGGGGGACTACTGGGTGCTGACGACCCTGGCGCGCGACGAGCGGTTCATGGCGGCCATCACGGCCGGGGATACGCGCGTGGCGTGGCAGCGGGCGTCCGGGCGGGGCCTGGCGCACCGCATGCTGCTGGAATTCGCGTGA
- a CDS encoding histidine phosphatase family protein has translation MTITRLPPGTLLLVRHARAAGQEPGADLTVEGHAGAAALVPALRGLGVTRIVSSPWRRAVDTAAPLAAALGLPVTPDDRLTERVLSGEPRADWPDRLRDSFADDTLTLPGGESGLAARARGRAALDAHRDPAGVTVIVTHGNLLALLLGLDFGAWAALRNPDVWVWSPDGTPTRLDVPS, from the coding sequence GTGACCATCACGCGCCTGCCGCCGGGCACGCTGCTGCTGGTGCGGCACGCCCGCGCGGCCGGGCAGGAACCCGGGGCGGACCTGACCGTGGAGGGGCATGCGGGCGCGGCCGCGCTGGTGCCTGCGCTGCGCGGGCTGGGTGTGACGCGGATCGTCAGCAGCCCGTGGCGCCGGGCCGTGGATACGGCGGCCCCACTGGCGGCAGCGCTGGGCCTGCCGGTCACGCCCGATGACCGCCTGACTGAACGGGTGCTGAGTGGTGAGCCCCGCGCTGACTGGCCGGATCGCCTGCGGGACAGTTTCGCGGATGACACGCTGACCCTGCCGGGCGGCGAGTCCGGCCTGGCCGCCCGCGCGCGGGGCCGGGCGGCTCTGGACGCTCACCGCGATCCTGCGGGCGTGACGGTGATCGTCACTCACGGCAACCTCCTGGCGCTGCTGCTGGGCCTGGATTTCGGGGCCTGGGCGGCGCTGCGCAACCCGGACGTGTGGGTCTGGTCCCCGGACGGCACGCCGACCCGCCTGGACGTCCCGTCGTGA
- a CDS encoding serine aminopeptidase domain-containing protein, which produces MTRAVHPDDPHATPLVGGEPYSVERRVLAGVPCLIERPAPERAVQAICVVYHGAWATKEGKLGVYAALAPQGVAVVLPDGALHGERLADTPPGLNAREYVWESVRRTVAEAPALLDAAQELFGPVPVWVVGSSMGGYVSQTLARTEARVARAAALITSGVWREPEVRRPDLDAFLDAHRPLEHAADASPVPLFLGSGGADPVFPVAEHHAPTAAAYRAARAGAGQPMAFREAIYPGVGHYTSVRMRDDTLAFLRSGLPC; this is translated from the coding sequence GTGACCCGCGCGGTCCACCCGGACGACCCGCACGCCACGCCGCTGGTGGGGGGCGAGCCGTACAGCGTGGAGCGGCGCGTGCTGGCGGGCGTGCCCTGCCTGATCGAGCGCCCCGCGCCGGAGCGGGCGGTGCAGGCCATCTGCGTCGTGTACCACGGCGCGTGGGCGACGAAAGAGGGAAAGCTGGGCGTGTACGCTGCGCTCGCCCCGCAGGGAGTGGCGGTGGTCCTGCCGGACGGCGCGCTGCACGGCGAGCGGCTGGCCGACACTCCGCCGGGCCTGAACGCGCGAGAGTACGTGTGGGAGAGCGTGCGCCGCACGGTCGCGGAGGCCCCGGCGCTCCTTGACGCCGCGCAGGAGCTGTTCGGGCCGGTGCCGGTGTGGGTGGTGGGCTCCAGCATGGGCGGGTACGTGAGTCAGACCCTGGCGCGCACGGAGGCGAGGGTGGCGCGCGCAGCGGCCCTGATCACCTCCGGCGTGTGGCGAGAGCCGGAGGTGCGCCGCCCTGACCTGGACGCCTTCCTGGACGCGCACCGGCCACTGGAACACGCGGCCGACGCCTCACCGGTCCCCCTGTTCCTCGGCAGTGGCGGGGCTGATCCGGTCTTCCCGGTTGCGGAGCATCACGCGCCCACGGCCGCTGCCTACCGCGCGGCCCGCGCAGGGGCGGGCCAGCCGATGGCCTTCCGCGAGGCCATCTACCCTGGCGTCGGCCACTACACCAGCGTGAGGATGCGGGATGACACGCTGGCGTTCCTCCGGTCGGGTCTGCCCTGCTAG
- a CDS encoding DUF4127 family protein → MTEPDREPQPNLTGACSAGPESGGAGWGSGAGPDVRESQPLPGPRVLLVPPDTRPPTLDLPVGLGRMTGARVRVPPPEALPDFFTPGDTGTLAAWLRSGAGDADVLVVCLETLCLGGMIPARRVSDPLAGALERLALLRELKATNPALRISAFGVIVRVAHDNDPHEEKAYYGEWGRELRAYSTAFDRHARHGEAERAGLDAARAAVPSDILADWVGTRERNRTLHLAALDLLAEGVLSHLCLTLDDTTPYGLAAFDRRLLEARADELGVWDRLDVYPGADEVPCALLARALRPEEVPVWVRFSGLGGAGAELLYEDRPAGELVRAHLRAAGCRLADSPQEAAFVLAVNTPGTRQAHRQPDFAAVDTPHRHLPAFVDALRADLRAGRVVSVADIAYPNGAERRLWTLMQTLPLADLAGFSAWNTAGNTLGSAVAFGKLAPLVTDRAAQAGALLSRIADDVLYQAEVRTLIRERLGSPSPFDLGAQRAEAESALQELMPPRVQTVWDAHFVGRGLRLELGTPHLAWPRLFTGVVPLTVTDAEPSSGS, encoded by the coding sequence ATGACTGAGCCTGACCGTGAACCGCAGCCCAACCTGACCGGAGCGTGCAGCGCCGGGCCGGAATCCGGCGGAGCTGGATGGGGGTCCGGTGCTGGTCCGGACGTCCGGGAGTCGCAGCCGCTCCCGGGTCCCCGCGTGCTGCTCGTTCCTCCTGATACCCGCCCGCCCACCCTGGACCTGCCGGTGGGGCTGGGCCGCATGACCGGCGCGCGGGTCCGCGTGCCGCCACCCGAGGCGCTGCCGGACTTCTTCACGCCGGGCGACACCGGGACGCTCGCGGCGTGGCTGCGGTCCGGGGCGGGGGACGCGGACGTGCTGGTGGTCTGCCTGGAAACGCTGTGCCTGGGCGGGATGATTCCGGCGCGGCGGGTGTCCGACCCGCTGGCGGGCGCGCTGGAACGGCTGGCACTGCTGCGCGAGCTGAAGGCGACGAACCCGGCGCTGCGCATCTCTGCGTTCGGGGTGATCGTGCGGGTCGCGCATGACAACGACCCGCACGAGGAGAAGGCGTACTACGGCGAGTGGGGCCGCGAGCTGCGGGCGTACTCGACGGCGTTCGACCGCCACGCGCGCCACGGCGAGGCGGAACGCGCAGGGCTGGACGCAGCCCGCGCGGCGGTCCCGTCGGACATCCTGGCGGACTGGGTGGGCACCCGCGAGCGCAACCGGACCCTGCATCTGGCGGCGCTGGACCTGCTCGCAGAGGGCGTGCTGAGTCACCTGTGCCTCACCCTGGACGACACCACGCCGTACGGACTGGCAGCCTTCGACCGCCGCCTGCTGGAAGCCCGCGCGGACGAACTGGGCGTGTGGGACCGCCTGGACGTGTACCCGGGCGCAGACGAGGTGCCGTGCGCGCTGCTGGCCCGCGCGCTGCGCCCGGAGGAGGTGCCGGTGTGGGTGCGGTTCAGCGGGCTGGGCGGCGCGGGCGCCGAGCTGCTGTACGAGGACCGCCCGGCGGGGGAACTCGTGCGGGCGCACCTGCGCGCGGCCGGATGCCGGCTGGCGGACAGCCCGCAGGAGGCGGCGTTCGTGCTGGCGGTGAACACGCCCGGCACGCGGCAGGCGCACCGGCAGCCGGACTTCGCGGCGGTGGACACGCCGCACCGGCACCTCCCGGCGTTCGTGGACGCCCTGCGCGCGGACCTGCGGGCCGGGCGGGTCGTGAGCGTGGCGGACATCGCGTACCCGAACGGCGCCGAGCGGCGGCTGTGGACGCTGATGCAGACGCTCCCATTGGCGGACCTGGCGGGCTTCAGCGCCTGGAACACGGCGGGGAACACGTTGGGCTCAGCGGTGGCGTTCGGGAAGCTCGCGCCCCTCGTGACCGACCGGGCGGCGCAGGCGGGCGCGCTGCTGTCCCGGATTGCGGACGACGTGCTGTACCAGGCGGAGGTGCGCACGCTGATCCGCGAGCGGCTGGGCAGTCCCAGCCCCTTTGACCTGGGTGCGCAGCGCGCAGAGGCCGAGTCGGCCCTGCAAGAGCTGATGCCGCCGCGCGTGCAGACCGTGTGGGACGCGCACTTCGTGGGGCGTGGCCTGCGACTGGAGCTGGGAACACCGCACCTGGCGTGGCCGCGCCTGTTCACCGGGGTAGTGCCGCTGACGGTCACGGACGCCGAACCGTCCAGCGGATCGTGA
- a CDS encoding NADPH-dependent FMN reductase: MKFAVLSTSLDPDSRSAWLCDLTAAQLRGQGHEVTHVDLRATPLPPFDNDQGPQGCYAHPHAEVYHRAIREADGVFLGVPVYNWGLGSGVKALVELTGSSDAARGLHGAWFDRPVTFLVSGGLDHGYLSHGAFAFGLMVDFRCMVNPHFVYATSAHWAAPGVPGDWLRERLNRTVDRGVDLSARLRGRDYASVWEL, from the coding sequence GTGAAGTTCGCCGTCCTTTCCACCAGCCTTGATCCGGACAGCCGCAGCGCGTGGCTGTGCGACCTGACTGCCGCGCAGCTGCGCGGGCAGGGGCACGAGGTGACGCACGTCGACCTGCGCGCCACGCCCCTGCCGCCCTTCGACAACGACCAGGGCCCGCAGGGCTGCTACGCGCACCCGCACGCGGAGGTGTACCACCGCGCCATCCGTGAGGCGGACGGCGTGTTCCTGGGTGTGCCCGTGTACAACTGGGGGCTGGGCTCGGGCGTGAAGGCGCTGGTGGAACTGACCGGCAGCAGCGACGCGGCGCGCGGCCTGCACGGCGCGTGGTTCGACCGGCCCGTGACGTTCCTGGTGTCCGGCGGACTGGATCATGGGTACCTGAGTCATGGGGCGTTCGCGTTCGGGCTGATGGTAGATTTCCGCTGCATGGTGAACCCGCACTTTGTGTACGCGACGTCCGCGCACTGGGCCGCGCCGGGCGTGCCGGGCGACTGGCTGCGCGAGCGATTGAACCGGACGGTGGACCGCGGGGTGGACCTCTCGGCGCGCCTCCGGGGCCGGGATTACGCCAGCGTGTGGGAACTGTGA